One Nocardioides aromaticivorans genomic window carries:
- a CDS encoding penicillin acylase family protein: MRSPRVLALLAASLALPALALAGPAGAGPADASPSPSVEAPAPYDATIRITAHGIPHITASDWGSLGYGSGYATASSSICNLADTVLTARGQRSRYLGGEERYRDGVSLDATNLQVDAFVTDLHNRKVVETLLASPAGPTTRARAMVKGYTAGINRWLRENEITDPACRDEDWIKPDATELDLWYGVYMANLIASSGNFLKEIVEADPPTLDDPGLPDLGIDLPLPTTKEEVAAYAKQVDKQALLESFGQDDDFGSNATAIGGDKSSTGRGLLLGNPHFPWVGRYKFTQQHLTIPGRYDVAGASLIGSPVVNIGWNKDVAWSHTVSTAYRFTPYEYLTVGPGPLYLTASGLLRKAERRFVDVQVKQADGSLATVREDLWRTPQGYVIDSPSQFMGWSPLSFWAIRDANAEHLRTIDTFLAMGEATSSRDLLAKQDAGGGMPWVNTTAADRRGEVLYADHSVVPHVTNAMANRCLTPVGLLLKTVAGLPGLNGLLADGLCRWGTDADAQRAGILGPAKLPAVVRRDWVMNANDSYWTPNDKVRLEGYATIIGCEKCARTMRTRMVQQYVVDRLAVGKETPATLRGHEFENRVRAAEVMRAGGKLDEVCARTGETEACAVLKAWDGHSDTTSVGTHLFEAFVERAPTGTNLWSVPFDPKDPLNTPRGLKTGTAVVKAMQEAIDAVRDAGVPFDAAWGTLQVAGDRGAPPLPISGGNGDLAGNANAVASRNPASNTDRYKPISYGSSHIQAVSYLADGSVDARTLLTYSQYEDPASPWSWDQTKLYSQEQWVRFPWTSAQIDAALVRTVSLAGS, translated from the coding sequence ATGCGCTCCCCCCGCGTGCTGGCCCTGCTCGCTGCGTCCCTCGCCCTGCCCGCCCTGGCGCTCGCCGGGCCCGCTGGCGCCGGGCCCGCTGACGCCAGCCCCAGCCCGTCGGTGGAGGCCCCGGCGCCGTACGACGCGACGATCCGGATCACCGCGCACGGCATCCCGCACATCACCGCGTCCGACTGGGGGTCGCTGGGCTACGGCAGCGGCTACGCGACGGCGTCCTCGTCGATCTGCAACCTCGCAGACACGGTGCTGACCGCGCGGGGCCAGCGTTCGCGGTACCTCGGCGGTGAGGAGCGCTACCGCGACGGCGTCTCGCTGGACGCCACCAACCTGCAGGTCGACGCGTTCGTCACGGACCTGCACAACCGCAAGGTCGTCGAGACGCTGCTGGCCTCGCCTGCCGGTCCCACGACGCGGGCGCGGGCGATGGTGAAGGGCTACACGGCGGGCATCAACCGCTGGCTGCGCGAGAACGAGATCACCGACCCGGCCTGCCGGGACGAGGACTGGATCAAGCCCGACGCGACCGAGCTCGACCTCTGGTACGGCGTCTACATGGCCAACCTGATCGCCTCGTCGGGCAACTTCCTCAAGGAGATCGTCGAGGCGGACCCGCCGACGCTCGACGACCCCGGCCTGCCCGACCTCGGCATCGACCTGCCGCTGCCGACGACCAAGGAGGAGGTCGCGGCCTACGCGAAGCAGGTCGACAAGCAGGCGCTGCTCGAGTCGTTCGGCCAGGACGACGACTTCGGCTCGAACGCCACCGCGATCGGCGGCGACAAGAGCTCGACCGGTCGCGGGCTGCTGCTGGGCAACCCGCACTTCCCGTGGGTCGGCCGCTACAAGTTCACCCAGCAGCACCTCACCATCCCCGGGCGGTACGACGTCGCCGGCGCCTCGCTCATCGGCTCGCCGGTCGTCAACATCGGCTGGAACAAGGACGTCGCCTGGAGCCACACCGTGTCGACGGCGTACCGCTTCACGCCCTACGAGTACCTCACCGTCGGCCCCGGCCCGCTCTACCTGACCGCCAGCGGGCTGCTCCGCAAGGCCGAGCGCCGCTTCGTCGACGTCCAGGTCAAGCAGGCGGACGGCTCGCTGGCGACCGTGCGCGAGGACCTCTGGCGCACACCGCAGGGCTACGTCATCGACAGCCCCTCGCAGTTCATGGGCTGGTCGCCGCTGAGCTTCTGGGCGATCCGGGACGCCAACGCCGAGCACCTGCGCACCATCGACACCTTCCTCGCGATGGGGGAGGCGACGAGCAGCCGCGACCTGCTCGCGAAGCAGGACGCCGGCGGCGGCATGCCGTGGGTCAACACGACCGCGGCCGACCGCCGGGGCGAGGTCCTGTACGCCGACCACAGCGTGGTCCCGCACGTCACGAACGCGATGGCCAACCGCTGCCTCACCCCGGTCGGGCTCCTGCTCAAGACGGTCGCCGGGCTGCCCGGCCTCAACGGCCTGCTGGCCGACGGGCTGTGCAGGTGGGGGACCGACGCGGATGCCCAGCGGGCGGGGATCCTCGGCCCGGCGAAGCTCCCTGCCGTCGTACGACGTGACTGGGTGATGAACGCCAACGACTCGTACTGGACGCCCAACGACAAGGTCCGGCTCGAGGGCTACGCCACCATCATCGGCTGCGAGAAGTGCGCGCGGACGATGCGGACCCGGATGGTCCAGCAGTACGTCGTGGACCGGCTCGCCGTCGGCAAGGAGACGCCGGCGACGCTGCGGGGCCACGAGTTCGAGAACAGGGTGCGTGCCGCCGAGGTGATGCGGGCCGGCGGCAAGCTCGACGAGGTCTGTGCCAGGACTGGGGAGACAGAGGCCTGTGCCGTGCTGAAGGCGTGGGACGGCCATTCCGACACCACGTCGGTCGGCACGCACCTGTTCGAGGCGTTCGTCGAGAGGGCGCCGACCGGGACGAACCTGTGGTCGGTCCCCTTCGACCCGAAGGACCCGCTCAACACCCCGCGGGGCCTGAAGACCGGGACGGCGGTGGTGAAGGCGATGCAGGAGGCCATCGACGCGGTCCGCGACGCCGGTGTGCCCTTCGATGCTGCGTGGGGCACGCTGCAGGTCGCCGGTGACCGGGGCGCGCCGCCGCTGCCGATCAGCGGCGGCAACGGCGACCTGGCCGGCAACGCCAACGCGGTCGCCTCCCGCAACCCGGCGTCCAACACCGACCGCTACAAGCCGATCAGCTACGGCTCGTCGCACATCCAGGCGGTCAGCTACC